The following are encoded together in the Cicer arietinum cultivar CDC Frontier isolate Library 1 chromosome 2, Cicar.CDCFrontier_v2.0, whole genome shotgun sequence genome:
- the LOC101503262 gene encoding indole-3-glycerol phosphate synthase, chloroplastic-like isoform X2 has protein sequence MFHNEVAASQGIRIRRRPPTGPPAHYVGPFQFRLQNEGNTPRNILEEIVWNKDIEVAQLKERKPLITLKKALENAPPVRDFIGALRAANERTGLPGLIAEVKKASPSRGILREDFDPVEIARSYEKGGAACLSVLTDEKFFKGSFENLEAIRNAGVKCPLLCKEFIIEAWQLYYARSKGADAVLLIAAVLPDLDIKYMTKICKLLGMTALVEVHDEREFDRVLGIEGVELIGINNRNLETFEVDIGITKKLLEGERGKIIREKNIIMVGESGLFTPEDIAYVQEAGVRAVLVGESIVKQSDPGKGISKLFGKDISI, from the exons ATGTTTCATAATGAGGTTGCTGCTAGTCAAGGGATtagaataaggagaaggccacCGACTGGACCCCCTGCTCATTATGTAGGACCTTTTCAATTCCGGTTGCAGAATGAGGGCAACACGCCTCGCAACATCTTGGAAGAGATTGTGTGGAACAAGGACATTGAAGTCGCACAA CTTAAAGAAAGAAAGCCCCTTATTACGCTTAAGAAGGCCCTTGAAAATGCACCTCCTGTTAGGGATTTTATTGGGGCTCTAAGGGCAGCAAATGAACGAACTGGATTGCCGGGACTGATTGCTGAAGTGAAGAAGGCTTCACCAAGTAGAGGCATCTTGAGAGAAGATTTCGATCca GTTGAGATTGCTCGATCTTATGAGAAGGGCGGAGCAGCATGCCTAAGTGTTCTGACAGATGAAAAGTTTTTTAAG GGAAGCTTTGAAAATCTTGAGGCAATAAGAAATGCTGGAGTAAAG TGCCCTTTGTTGTGCAAAGAGTTCATCATAGAAGCTTGGCAACTCTACTATGCTCGATCTAAAGGCGCAGATGCAGTCCTTCTAATCGCCGCTGTTTTACCTGATCTAGACATCAAATACATGACTAAGATATGCAAATTACTTGGAATGACAGCTCTTGTTGAG GTGCACGATGAGAGGGAATTTGATCGTGTTCTTGGAATAGAGGGGGTTGAACTTATTGGCATCAACAACCGTAATCTCG AAACATTCGAGGTTGATATTGGCATCACAAAGAAGCTTCTTGAAGGAGAGCGAGGCAAAATAATCCGTGAGAAAAACATAATT ATGGTTGGAGAATCTGGTCTGTTCACTCCTGAAGATATTGCTTATGTACAAGAAGCAGGAGTTAGAGCT GTTTTGGTGGGAGAGTCTATTGTGAAACAAAGTGACCCTGGAAAGGGAATTAGCAAACTCTTTGGCAAAGATATATCTATTTGA
- the LOC101503262 gene encoding indole-3-glycerol phosphate synthase, chloroplastic-like isoform X1, translated as MESLISFKGTFHVCPSFSSKPTTRISPTQVNICRKNSLFSFSVRAQVDPNEGSSTIATSSESVVDALKVKEWEVGMFHNEVAASQGIRIRRRPPTGPPAHYVGPFQFRLQNEGNTPRNILEEIVWNKDIEVAQLKERKPLITLKKALENAPPVRDFIGALRAANERTGLPGLIAEVKKASPSRGILREDFDPVEIARSYEKGGAACLSVLTDEKFFKGSFENLEAIRNAGVKCPLLCKEFIIEAWQLYYARSKGADAVLLIAAVLPDLDIKYMTKICKLLGMTALVEVHDEREFDRVLGIEGVELIGINNRNLETFEVDIGITKKLLEGERGKIIREKNIIMVGESGLFTPEDIAYVQEAGVRAVLVGESIVKQSDPGKGISKLFGKDISI; from the exons ATGGAGTCCTTGATTTCTTTCAAGGGTACCTTTCACGTCTGCCCTTCATTCTCTTCCAAACCCACAACCAGGATTTCTCCAACCCAAGTGAATATTTGTAgaaaaaattcactttttagTTTTTCTGTTCGAGCACAG GTGGATCCTAATGAAGGTTCAAGTACAATAGCCACATCTAGTGAATCTGTGGTTGATGCTCTCAAAGTTAAGGAGTGGGAAGTAGGAATGTTTCATAATGAGGTTGCTGCTAGTCAAGGGATtagaataaggagaaggccacCGACTGGACCCCCTGCTCATTATGTAGGACCTTTTCAATTCCGGTTGCAGAATGAGGGCAACACGCCTCGCAACATCTTGGAAGAGATTGTGTGGAACAAGGACATTGAAGTCGCACAA CTTAAAGAAAGAAAGCCCCTTATTACGCTTAAGAAGGCCCTTGAAAATGCACCTCCTGTTAGGGATTTTATTGGGGCTCTAAGGGCAGCAAATGAACGAACTGGATTGCCGGGACTGATTGCTGAAGTGAAGAAGGCTTCACCAAGTAGAGGCATCTTGAGAGAAGATTTCGATCca GTTGAGATTGCTCGATCTTATGAGAAGGGCGGAGCAGCATGCCTAAGTGTTCTGACAGATGAAAAGTTTTTTAAG GGAAGCTTTGAAAATCTTGAGGCAATAAGAAATGCTGGAGTAAAG TGCCCTTTGTTGTGCAAAGAGTTCATCATAGAAGCTTGGCAACTCTACTATGCTCGATCTAAAGGCGCAGATGCAGTCCTTCTAATCGCCGCTGTTTTACCTGATCTAGACATCAAATACATGACTAAGATATGCAAATTACTTGGAATGACAGCTCTTGTTGAG GTGCACGATGAGAGGGAATTTGATCGTGTTCTTGGAATAGAGGGGGTTGAACTTATTGGCATCAACAACCGTAATCTCG AAACATTCGAGGTTGATATTGGCATCACAAAGAAGCTTCTTGAAGGAGAGCGAGGCAAAATAATCCGTGAGAAAAACATAATT ATGGTTGGAGAATCTGGTCTGTTCACTCCTGAAGATATTGCTTATGTACAAGAAGCAGGAGTTAGAGCT GTTTTGGTGGGAGAGTCTATTGTGAAACAAAGTGACCCTGGAAAGGGAATTAGCAAACTCTTTGGCAAAGATATATCTATTTGA